From the genome of Chroicocephalus ridibundus chromosome 1, bChrRid1.1, whole genome shotgun sequence, one region includes:
- the LOC134508825 gene encoding E3 ubiquitin-protein ligase TRIM39-like produces the protein MAARTSVQCLQDEALCSICLEIFQDPVSIHCGHSFCRACITQNWEGLTTNFSCPQCREAVPQQSFRPNRELANIIEVAKSLNLRPVREVDGGENLCKEHQEALKLFCKDEERLICLVCDRSKVHCNHSVVPVDEAAQEYEKRIQTQLQLLKSEHGALQSSVEDRQDRVQDYTRRAEDTKQKIVTAYKEFHKFLEKQESLFLAQLEQMDTEIMNTHEEILNRLLEETTSLGTLIEEMERICQQPDCELLKGIKATLSRCKRKIFSQSLDVSPGLEKKFCDFTEKITAVKKAMEKFQDILDFELPFTTQMTPDLKTANARLYLLEDGKFVQWIPHGQDLPSNPKKFKVARCVLGSRGFILGWHCWEVEICREGMWVIGVAKESVQRQSWFPLKPEAGVWALCHNRHGYEALTSPSITPLTLHNVPQRIRICLDCQEGRVVFFDAVSKARIFAFLQASFKGETVYPWFLVMEDAHLKLFSQVADSDLILLHSRMDNPSLSPSMLGFSLVV, from the exons ATGGCAGCCAGGACATCTGTGCAATGCCTCCAGGATGAAGCCTTGTGCTCCATCTGCCTGGAAATTTTCCAGGATCCTGTGTCTATCCACTGCGGGCACAGCTTTTGCCGGGCATGCATCACTCAGAACTGGGAAGGACTGACCACCAACTTCTCCTGCCCCCAGTGCAGGGAAGCAGTGCCCCAGCAGAGCTTCCGACCCAACCGGGAGTTGGCCAACATCATTGAAGTAGCCAAGAGCTTGAACCTGCGACCGGTCAGAGAGGTAGATGGAGGGGAGAACTTGTGCAAGGAGCACCAGGAAGCCCTGAAGCTCTTCTGCAAAGACGAAGAAAGGCTTATCTGCCTAGTGTGCGACAGGTCCAAGGTGCACTGTAACCATTCTGTGGTTCCTGTGGATGAGGCTGCCCAGGAGTACGAG AAGCGAATTCAGACCCAACTGCAACTTCTGAAATCAGAGCATGGGGCGCTTCAATCTTCTGTGGAGGACAGACAAGACAGAGTGCAGGACTACACC AGAAGGGCAGAAGATACAAAGCAGAAGATTGTGACAGCATATAAGGAGTTTCACAAGTTCCTAGAGAAGCAGGAGTCCCTTTTCCTGGCCCAGCTGGAGCAGATGGACACAGAAATAATGAACACACATGAAGAAATCCTCAACAGGCTTTTGGAGGAGACCACAAGCCTGGGCACGCTGATTGAGGAGATGGAGAGAATATGCCAGCAGCCAGACTGTGAGCTCCTGAAG GGCATCAAAGCCACCTTAAGCAG gTGCAAGAGGAAAATATTCTCACAATCACTTGATGTTTCCCCTGGGCTGGAAAAGAAATTCtgtgatttcacagaaaaaatCACAGCTGTCAAGAAGGCTATGGAGAAATTTCAAG aCATACTGGATTTTGAACTTCCATTCACAA CACAGATGACACCGGACCTGAAGACAGCCAACGCCAGGCTTTACCTCTTGGAAGACGGCAAGTTCGTGCAGTGGATACCCCATGGGCAGGACCTGCCCTCCAACCCAAAGAAATTCAAAGTCGCGCGCTGCGTGCTGGGCTCAAGGGGCTTCATATTGGGTTGGCACTGCTGGGAGGTGGAGATCTGTAGAGAAGGCATGTGGGTCATTGGGGTGGCCAAGGAGTCAGTGCAAAGGCAGAGTTGGTTCCCCCTGAAGCCTGAAGCAGGCGTGTGGGCACTGTGTCATAACAGACATGGGTATGAGGCTCTGACCTCTCCCAGTATCACCCCCTTGACTCTACACAATGTCCCCCAGCGGATACGAATCTGCTTGGACTGTCAGGAAGGCAGAGTGGTGTTTTTTGATGCTGTGAGCAAGGCAcggatttttgcttttctgcaggctTCTTTCAAAGGGGAAACAGTTTACCCATGGTTTCTGGTGATGGAGGACGCTCACCTCAAACTTTTTTCCCAag TTGCAGACAGTGATTTGATCCTTCTCCATTCCAGGATGGATAATCCCAGTCTCTCCCCGTCCATGCTGGGCTTCAGTTTGGTGGTGTGA